The Anaerolineae bacterium genome contains the following window.
ATCAGCGCGGAAGGCACACCCGGCGCCGGCTTCCCCAGTGTAGCCAACCCGGTACCCTATTCGATCCCCAGCTTCCTGTTCACTGATGCGATCCTGCGTGGTAAGGAGATGGGACGTGCGGACGGCGTGCGTGGCCTGGCTGACGGCGAGGAAACGCTGCCCAACAGCATCAAGTTCCTCTACAATCCAGCGGGCAACTGCATCGTCAACCAGCACGGCAATGTCAACCGCACCATCGAAATCCTCAAGGATGAATCGTTGGCCGAATTCATTGTCAGTCATGAGCACTTCCTGACCCCCTCGGCCCGTTACTCCGATATCGTGCTGCCGGCCTGCACCTTCTGGGAAACCTGGGGCATGGCCAGCAACTGGAAGTACAGTCCCTCCCGTATCCTGATGCCACAGGTGATCGAGCCGCTGTATGGCACCAAGAGCGACTACGCCATCTGTGCAATGATCGCCGAGCGACTGGGCATCTACGATGAGTTCACCGAGGGCGGCAAGACCGAGCTTGACTGGTACAACCAGTGGGTCGATCAGCTTGTCAACGAATACGGGAACATCTACGGCAACCGCGAATCGTTTGAGGCGCGTGGATCCATGACCGTCCCGTACACGGAGAATCCGCCGGTGGCCTTCGCTGATTTCATCGCCGATCCGGCCGCCAAACCGCTCAGCACGCCTTCCGGCCTGATTGAGATCTTCTCGACTGCCATGGCTGCCGTCAATAAGCCCGAGGAAGTGCCGCCCATCCCCAAGTACATCCAGGAATGGGAAAGCCCCTTCGGGCCAGAAGCTGAGGAATACCCGCTGCAGGCCATCGGTCACCACTACATGCACCGCATCCACTCCACCTTCGACAACATTGACTGGATGGAGGAAGCCTTCCCGCAGCGCGTGTTTATGAACCCGATCGACGCGGAAGCGCGTGGGATCAAAGATGGCGATCTGGTGCGAGTCTTCAACAACCGTGGCTCCATGCTGCTTCCGGCCCGCGTGACTCCGCGCATCATGCCCGGCGTGGTGAATGTTCCGCAGGGCGGCTGGTATACGCCAGATGCAAACGGCGTTGACCGGCGCGGTTGCGTCAACGTGCTCACCAGTGAGCGCCCCTCGCCATACGCATTCGGGAACACCCAGCAGACCATCATGGTGCAGGTCGAGAAAGCCTAGGAGGTAAAATCATGGCTCAGTATGGTTTCTACGTAGACCTTAACGCCTGCATCGGCTGCAAGGCATGCCAGATGGCCTGCAAAGACCGGGCCAACAACGAGGTGGGCTTCAACTGGCGCCGGGTGATCGAGTACGGCGGCGGGGAGTGGACGAAGGTCGGCAACGCCTGGCAGCCAAACATCTTCGCCTACTTTGTACCGACGGCCTGTCACCACTGCTCCAACCCGCCCTGTCTGCCCGTCTGCCCAACGGCGGCGATCAGCAAGGACGAAAACGGCATCGTCAAGATCAATGTCGACCAGTGCATCGGCTGCCACTACTGCGAGTGGGCCTGCCTGTGGGGCGCCCCGATCTTCTACGAGGACCGCGGGGTGGTGACAAGTGCGACTTCTGCAAGGACATCGTCGATGCGGGCGGTGCACCGGCCTGTGTCGAGGCCTGCCCGATGCGAGCGATGGAATGGGGGGATATTGAGGAACTCAAGGCTCGCCATCCTGAGGCGGTGTTCCCGGTGGCGCCTCTGGCGGAGCCGCAGGACTTCGGCCCCAATGCCCTGTACACGCCACACAAGCAGGTTAGCGTGCTTGCCGGGGCTATTCTGAACCAGGAAGAGATCTGACCTATGCTGCACCCCAACAACGAGTGGTCGCTGATCATTTTCAATGTGTTGGGTCAGATGTCCGTTGGCGCTTTCCTGGCCCTTGGTGTGGCTCACTTCTACGCCGTGCGCAAGGCCGGCCTGCAGCAAGCAGACCTGTTGAGCACACGGGCTTTGCTGGCGCTAGGCCCGATCCTGGTGATTGGCATGGCCGCTGTTTTTGGCCATGTCGGCAACCCGGAGCGCGTGTTCAACATGCTCAGCAACCTGGATACCTCCTGGTTGGCACGTGAAGTTGCCGCTTACGGAGCATTTCTGGTTGTTGGCGGTGCGTTTGCTATTCTGCAGGCTCTGACGCTGTTCAAGCGCGATGAGGAACTTCCCCTCTCGCCCGGTTTGCGCAAAGCCTTGCCCACAATCCGCATCGTGCTGGCCTGGATCGCGGCCATCTTCGGCCTGCTGTTCGTCCTGAGCGCGGCGATGATCTACTATGACCCGCGCCTGGCCGTCCGGCAGACCGGCTGGGCCCACTTCCACACGGTGATCATCTTCTTCACCGATATGGTCATGCTGGGAGCATTGGCCCTCGGTGTTGGCTTTGTCGGTAACACCTTGTGGCTGGAACGGCGCAGCAAGGCGGACAAAGAGACTCTACAGATCCAGCTTGGCCTGCTCCGGGACTCAATCAAGGGGATGGCCTTCGCTGCCATCGCCGCAATCGGCGTGCTGTTTGTGAGCACCCCGATCTACCTGGTGTACCTGGGCACCATGGGCGACCGTCTGACCAGCAGCATCCTCATGATGCTGAATACAGAGTTCGCCACGTGGTTCTTCCTGTACCTGTTCCTGACGTTCACTGGGGCGGGAATCCTGAGTGGTTTCGCCTGGTACGTCGCTACAGCTGAGGGGAAGCGTCGATCGTTGCTGTACCTGCTGGTGGTGGGAGCCTTTGTCTGCGTGCTGGTGGCAGCGTTCATCGGCCGCTACCTGTTCTACGCACGAAACGCGGTATTGCTGGTAGGCGGACCTTAAGCTCCACCTGACCGCGCTGAAGCGCAACGAGATAAGGCGGCGCGGCGGGGATTCCCACTTCGCCGCCTTACTCTGTTGTTGTAGCGAACATCTGCAATGGTTACAATGTGATTTAGAATGAAGATCTTCTGAACCGGTCACCATCACATTTGCCGGACGCGTCAGGCAAGCTATACCCCGTTACAGCAGTCACCCATCCTGTTGCTTGACGCCATCATGAGCTGGAGCGTTCACGTTAGTCGTTGGCAGGCCCGCCGATTGGTCACGGCAAACACTGTTCGGCAACCGATC
Protein-coding sequences here:
- a CDS encoding dimethyl sulfoxide reductase anchor subunit, producing the protein MLHPNNEWSLIIFNVLGQMSVGAFLALGVAHFYAVRKAGLQQADLLSTRALLALGPILVIGMAAVFGHVGNPERVFNMLSNLDTSWLAREVAAYGAFLVVGGAFAILQALTLFKRDEELPLSPGLRKALPTIRIVLAWIAAIFGLLFVLSAAMIYYDPRLAVRQTGWAHFHTVIIFFTDMVMLGALALGVGFVGNTLWLERRSKADKETLQIQLGLLRDSIKGMAFAAIAAIGVLFVSTPIYLVYLGTMGDRLTSSILMMLNTEFATWFFLYLFLTFTGAGILSGFAWYVATAEGKRRSLLYLLVVGAFVCVLVAAFIGRYLFYARNAVLLVGGP